In Colletotrichum destructivum chromosome 1, complete sequence, the sequence CCGCACTGCGTATTTCAACCAGAGCATGATGGAGGTGTCGGTTCTGGACTTGGTAAGCTTGCCCTGGTGCTTAGACGCACAACGTGATGGCTAACATCTGCCTTCCAGCTCAACACCAAGCTCGATAAGAACGATGATCACCACCTTTTGCGACTCAAAGACACCTTCATCCATCGCCAACACTTGTGCCTGGTCTTCGAGCTTCTTAGCGTCAACCTGTACGAGTTGATTAAGCAGAACCAGTTCCGGGGTCTCAGCACGACCCTCGTCCGTGTTTTCGCTCAACAACTCCTCAACGGTCTGGCGCTCTTGAACAAGGCGCGGCTCATCCACTGCGACTTGAAGCCCGAGAACATCCTACTTAAGAACCTCGAGAGCCCCATAATCAAGATCATCGATTTCGGTTCCGCATGCGACGAACGGCAAACGGTCTATACCTATATTCAGTCCAGATTCTACCGATCCCCAGAGGTTCTGCTGGGCTTGCCGTACTCGTCGGCCATAGACATGTGGTCTCTCGGCTGCATTGTCGTAGAGCTGTTCCTCGGTCTTCCACTGTTCCCAGGCTCCTCCGAGTACAACCAGGTTTCACGAATCGTTGACATGCTCGGAAACCCGCCGAATTGGATGATTGAGATGGGCAAGCAAGCCGGCGAATTCTTTGAGAAGAGGCAGGACGAGTTTGGTCGGCGGACGTACCAATTGAAGAGCATGGAGCAGTACGCTCGGGAACACTCGACCAAGGAGCAACCGAGCAAAAAGTATTTCCAAGCCAACACACTGCCGGAGATCATCAAATCATACCCCATGCCCCGGAAGAACATGAAGCAGAGTGAGATCGACAGAGGTAAGTTGTGACAGTCGAACCGCGCCTCCAGTGGCATTACTGACGTACCGAATAGAAATGAACAACAGAATCGCCTTCATCGACTTTGTCAGAGGACTGTTGAACATCAACCCCTTGGAGCGTTGGTCGCCGCAGCAAGCCAAGTTGCACCCGTTCATCACCCAGCAGAAGTTCACTGGGCCGTTTGTGCCACCCATGAACTTAAAGTCCAGCTCTCTCAACAGGTCTCCGGCTCCTGGCacgcaacagcagcagcaggccgaagCATTGAGCAAGCAGAGAGCGCAGGCAGCCCAAGCACAGGCGAACTCTGCCGCACAGGGAGCTTACGCCCAGATGGCGGCTCAATATCAACAACCTGCACACTCTCAGCAGCCGCCCATCTACAACAACCAGCAAATGTACTCGCCGAGCAGCAGTCACGCCGCCCAACCCCCACCATACGGGGCCCAGCAAGGTGCCTATGGCCTCATGACGCAACAGCCGGCGCAAATGCCTCCTGGACCTTATGGCAGCAGTACGgcccaacaacaacaacaacaacaacaacaaccacaaccacaaccacaacaacaacaacaacaacaacaacctggCCTATATCCCCAGCAAGGAATGCGACCGGCCCGCCAACGTGCTTCGACCATGGAGCAACAGCAAAGTGGTATccccgccgccatccagcgCGTCGCTAGTCACCTTGACCCGAGCCAGCCGATTCGCCTGCAGCCTAGCCCAGCCTACTATCCCCCTCCAACGGACGGCGGTATGGCTGGTATGGAAAATGCGGCTCAGCGAGCAGGCAGACGCGGAAGTCGCGTACAgcaaggaggaagaggcaacCGGGATTTCATCCGCAACCTCGAGGAGAGAACGCTTGAGGAGGGCTTTATGGGAAACCAGAACCCTTGGCATTGATGTTTTGAACGACTTTAACCACAAAGAGCCGGAAAATCTCGACCCCAAGCACCTCTTCAAATTCACATGCGTTGGCGGGTGTCTCTTCCGTCGCCTAAACAGCTTTGGGTGGCGCCATTTCAGACAGTCACGAGAGATGGCTGCAGTACTACTCCCGAACCAGGGCGATGACAGCAGGGGGTGGGACCCTGAGCTGCCAGGTCGCAACTGGATTAATGTAAGATACCCGACCTTGAAGGAGCGGATCCGTCGAGACTGCCATATAAGACCTGCTGCAAGGGGCCATCTAAGGAAATGCGGCTTTCATGCCGGGCTGGAgcgggacgacgggacgACGCGACTACACACGGATGGGAGCTTTGATGGGATGATGCACCAGGAAAGGGGaatggggaaggggggtatCATTGAGTCGGCAAGGAAGGGGCCTCcagtgggggggggggttgaaggGGGCCAAACGGCCAGCAACGACACACGAGACACGCCTTGACACGCACCGTTCCTAACTACAACTACCTacacacctacctacctaccttttCTTCATGAGGTTCAAAGGGATATCGGACATGGCATGGTTGGCTTTTGCAAGTTGTTTGACTAATGTGGAAGTGACGCTGATGTCATAGGAGAGAGACGAGGTTGTCATTCCGCCTCATTTGTGCCTACCTTTTCAATAAACGTTGAAGATACCAGGTGTTGGTTAGACTCGCGTTTGTGGGTTTGACTTGCCCGTGACAGAATCGGAGGAATCGGCTGTTGTGGTGGGCTTTTCCATACCATCActgttgctgccgccgttgaaACAAACACCAAACATGTATACATACCTACGTGTCGCCCCAGCTAATGCTTGCCGAGTGGCTGAGTGTTCCCTAGGTACGTCGAACttgccggcgaaggcgtcTTTTTGTCATGACGAACTCTCCGTTCATTCTGCAGGTACTTGGCAGCTGCCAATAAGGTCGTTGCCCAACGTTGGGTGGTGTAAGCTCGTAGGGTAAGTAGTCgatgcatccatccatctgtCTTTTCAACGTTCTCGTCTCGACAGCCAAGCTTCTATCTCCTCCAACACCAACGCAGCTTGGACCCATCATTACGACAACGACCTTGCAgcttcttctacttcttcttctgtttTTTTCGTGTTCTTTGGATCGTCCCGTCACCAATTTAACACATTAGCATCCAACAACGCCACAGGCCCtaacgtcgtcatcgtcactGACTTCAGCCTGGATACACTCACAGCGTTGCAACCAGAGACCGCGCAAGGAAGCCATGGATCACCCTCTCGAACAGCAGAAGGATGTAGACACCGTCACTCAAGAAGTCTCGTCAGATCCTTCGGCCAAACGATTTTCGAAGTTCGAATCAGTCACAAATCCTGGTATTCCTGTGAACTCAGCCGATGGTACAAATGGCCGTTTTATCCGCTCTGCCTTCAAAGTCTCATGGAATAGGACGGTATACAGAATGCTGAGCAAACGGCAAAGAACAGCTGCCACCCCCGACACAAACCCAGCCCCCGCATGTGATGCCAACGGGAGGAAAACGGGTGCTTCTGATGACAGAGGGGATAAACGACTCGAAGAGCTGGGCAATCGACCCGATCCTACCCAGCCTCTGCTCTCAAAGTCTGCCACTGTTATAGACGTGGCTGCATCAGGCAACAAGACGAATAAAGGTGAGACTGCAATTTACACACCCTTTTTCTTGAGCATCTCACTGACCCTGCTGGCCTATAGGCTTACTGAAACGCCGCAGTTTGGGGGACTTTTTAGGTTCCGTCAGCTCCTACAACACGCTCAAGAAGAGATGCAGATCCCCAGAGGCTTCCACGGACATCGTGGGCTCCAATCTCTCAACGGAGTCTCCGACAAAAGGTCATGATCACGCCACATCCGACAACGCCCCTCCTACGCTGCCAAAGCTGCCGTCATCGGGGGATTTGGCAACAAGCTTTCAAAGAAATCTCGAAGCAGACCCAGAAGCTGTCACCAGCGGTCTCTTGACGTCGCGTCCGCCAGGCATCAATTCTACAAGACATTACCGAAGAGATCAAGCCGTACAGACGCTTTTAACATCTACCCCGGAACGTGCCGATGCGACGGGGGAAAGGGGATGCGGCTTGTCAGTGCCTAAAGTACCGGGGATGATTGACCTTTACACCGGGCGTCAGCTTGTGTGGAACACGGCTACCATTGCTGACTCCCGGTCAGTGCAGACTCACACGCCCGGAGAGAAGCGGGAAGAGACGATACAGGAAGAAGTCCCGATGCTCTTGCAAGCGAAGGACAAGAAGCGAAAAGAGCTTGGCTTGCGTCCATGTACCAACCCTGGGACTGCATATACAACCGTGGATCCCCTCCAGGCTGTGTATGAGAGCAAACTCATtcgaggccctcgcctcGAATACAAGCGGAAAATACGCCGCAGTCTGGGGGAAGATGAGGACTTCGACCATACAAGCGGAAGCATCTGGAAGAAGGACGAAACATCCAACGGCGCTACTGCTGTTGGTAACGACATCAACGTCCCTACTGGTGCCCCTACTGGTGCCCCTACTGGTGCCGATGACGATATCACCGATATATCCTCCAATCCCGGTAGCAAGAACCTGAAAAAAAAGGCGAAGAGTCTGACGTTTATCAGACAGCTGGAGGTACAACCGCGCGGAAGCTCCCTAACAACGCCGCGGAGAATTTCCTTTGAGATGGACCTGCGTGGAACCGACAGCGGTGCAGGCGGCGCAAAAGACTCTTTTCATCACTCCTTGAAAGGCGAACGAGTAGTTATTGTATAGCTGGTTTACTGGCAGACGTGAACTATTGATTATGATTATTGCCAACGAGTTACATTGTATGGGGAGTGGGTTTGATACTCCAGAGTTTGTTTGTTGTACAAGTGTAGAGCAACGGTTAATACAGAACGCCATGAAATACAGCAGACGTTTTGATTACTGGT encodes:
- a CDS encoding Putative serine/threonine-protein kinase, active, translating into MDSQWQQGYADSAGSARRYNGSGAQVPRGEYNGQPGPQGQQPPAGFKYDQYQSPGGMPSHAASAATSPMSTPQMRDNNGDVPMHDAQDSYTGMKYPMRPHHQSHLSGSRSSTLYSPQEPSAAAQRYSPMEALSPTSPYAPKSAQGQFASPPGQRQSPTRQSEYMPQSPHYGGRQQPPQLPPIAPYGAAHDGYPSAVVANIDGAFAGDPKSPRRPIPQPMPRGPAPEFRQCRAPTDLRPKVNAQPPFRRANPEGGFISPLQALTVHLPATYRICNPNFKYESSRNPRRVLTKPSKGVKNDGYDNEDSDYILYVNDILGSEEAGHKNRYLILDVLGQGTFGQVVKCQNLKTQEVVAVKVIKNRTAYFNQSMMEVSVLDLLNTKLDKNDDHHLLRLKDTFIHRQHLCLVFELLSVNLYELIKQNQFRGLSTTLVRVFAQQLLNGLALLNKARLIHCDLKPENILLKNLESPIIKIIDFGSACDERQTVYTYIQSRFYRSPEVLLGLPYSSAIDMWSLGCIVVELFLGLPLFPGSSEYNQVSRIVDMLGNPPNWMIEMGKQAGEFFEKRQDEFGRRTYQLKSMEQYAREHSTKEQPSKKYFQANTLPEIIKSYPMPRKNMKQSEIDREMNNRIAFIDFVRGLLNINPLERWSPQQAKLHPFITQQKFTGPFVPPMNLKSSSLNRSPAPGTQQQQQAEALSKQRAQAAQAQANSAAQGAYAQMAAQYQQPAHSQQPPIYNNQQMYSPSSSHAAQPPPYGAQQGAYGLMTQQPAQMPPGPYGSSTAQQQQQQQQQPQPQPQQQQQQQQPGLYPQQGMRPARQRASTMEQQQSGIPAAIQRVASHLDPSQPIRLQPSPAYYPPPTDGGMAGMENAAQRAGRRGSRVQQGGRGNRDFIRNLEERTLEEGFMGNQNPWH